In Flammeovirgaceae bacterium 311, one DNA window encodes the following:
- a CDS encoding Class I peptide chain release factor (COG1186 Protein chain release factor B): MSLKGRYRNNRKLETIEQYSLFLMAPARAVSQNINMQDLKERGLEREFTYQTSRSGGAGGQHVNKVETKVELRFHVAGSALLTEGEKNLLQQKLARRINNEGYLQVVCQESRSQQQNKEQCAERFYELLSQAFRKQKKRKATKPTKGSVQRRLAGKQIQAQKKASRSQKGDF, translated from the coding sequence TTGAGCCTTAAAGGCCGTTATAGGAATAATAGGAAACTGGAGACCATTGAACAGTATTCCTTATTTTTGATGGCACCAGCCAGGGCCGTTTCTCAGAATATCAATATGCAGGATTTAAAAGAACGTGGTTTGGAGCGTGAATTTACTTATCAGACATCCAGAAGTGGCGGTGCTGGTGGTCAGCATGTAAACAAGGTCGAGACCAAAGTTGAGTTGCGGTTCCATGTAGCAGGTTCTGCACTGCTGACAGAAGGAGAAAAAAATTTGCTACAGCAAAAGCTGGCCCGCCGCATCAACAACGAGGGATATCTGCAGGTGGTATGCCAGGAATCACGCAGTCAGCAACAGAATAAAGAGCAATGTGCTGAGCGGTTTTATGAACTCTTAAGCCAGGCATTCAGGAAGCAGAAAAAGCGAAAGGCAACCAAACCCACAAAAGGTTCGGTGCAACGCCGGCTGGCCGGCAAACAAATACAGGCACAGAAAAAAGCAAGCCGCAGCCAGAAAGGAGATTTTTGA
- a CDS encoding serine/threonine protein kinase with PASTA sensor(s) (COG0515 Serine/threonine protein kinase) — protein sequence MPVLKQNDVFAGRYLLDQLIGEGGFSEVWMAKDQMADDSVVAIKIYTPGQRLDDWGLRQFKNEFSLTHNLAHPHLLKVNHFDVADGAPYLIMTYCPYGSVGEGLRKTGVYSERQVAQVMCQIGSALEEIHRQDPSIIHQDIKPDNILLLRPETFMLADFGISSRIRNTLARTTVNIQALTVAYAPPERFDQHPTADAASDIFSLGVSLYEMCTNTLPWEGAGGQCLLKGARIPALSDHFSTELSKILVSCMSADRSKRPTATEIQKLGRQYLETGQWHTAKQKSKLLYMNKVLVSSLATAAFAFMAIAGVAFYDFKSAELPAKPKDVSAAAFVAGETEAEKDIPATTEKAKSSSPQQESNEIKPVKVLKSARPVTKKQVPVQQKSSPKLVQQRKVEIPEEPKVKTPILVEDDFEAQSIELHAAPADAQPAVKTPQPLPEKTAATAVSQKSSSSTSKANRPSTSNTAIPKAKNPVFKAWPKSRIIKKKNPHQKRVKKLKRRFS from the coding sequence ATGCCAGTACTAAAGCAGAATGATGTATTCGCCGGTAGATACCTTTTAGACCAGCTTATAGGTGAAGGGGGATTCTCGGAGGTGTGGATGGCCAAAGATCAGATGGCCGATGATTCAGTGGTAGCCATCAAGATCTATACACCAGGGCAGCGACTGGATGACTGGGGCCTGCGACAATTTAAAAACGAATTTTCACTCACCCATAACCTGGCTCATCCGCATTTGCTGAAGGTGAACCATTTTGATGTGGCAGATGGCGCGCCCTATCTGATCATGACCTATTGTCCCTATGGGTCGGTGGGAGAAGGATTACGTAAAACGGGTGTTTACAGCGAACGACAGGTGGCGCAGGTCATGTGCCAGATAGGATCGGCACTGGAAGAAATTCATCGCCAGGATCCCTCTATCATACATCAGGATATTAAGCCGGATAATATTTTGCTCCTGCGGCCGGAAACCTTTATGCTGGCAGATTTTGGCATCAGCAGCCGGATCAGGAATACCTTAGCCAGGACAACTGTCAATATACAGGCGCTTACAGTGGCTTATGCGCCCCCCGAACGATTTGACCAGCATCCCACTGCCGATGCTGCCAGTGATATATTTTCTCTGGGTGTAAGCCTTTACGAGATGTGCACCAATACTTTGCCCTGGGAAGGTGCAGGCGGCCAGTGTCTGCTAAAAGGTGCACGCATACCAGCACTTTCGGACCATTTTTCCACCGAACTAAGTAAAATTCTGGTATCCTGTATGTCGGCAGACAGGAGCAAAAGACCTACCGCCACAGAAATTCAAAAGTTAGGCAGGCAATACCTGGAAACGGGGCAATGGCATACGGCTAAACAAAAAAGTAAGCTGCTCTACATGAACAAGGTGCTGGTTTCTTCATTAGCTACTGCAGCCTTTGCATTTATGGCGATTGCAGGAGTAGCGTTTTACGATTTTAAATCAGCCGAATTGCCGGCAAAACCCAAAGATGTAAGTGCAGCAGCATTTGTAGCAGGGGAAACAGAAGCAGAGAAAGATATCCCTGCTACAACAGAAAAAGCCAAAAGCAGCAGCCCACAGCAGGAAAGTAATGAAATAAAGCCGGTAAAGGTGCTGAAGTCCGCAAGGCCTGTTACGAAAAAACAAGTTCCGGTGCAGCAAAAAAGCAGCCCGAAACTGGTACAACAGAGAAAAGTTGAAATTCCTGAAGAACCGAAGGTTAAGACACCCATTTTAGTGGAAGATGATTTTGAGGCTCAGTCAATTGAGCTGCATGCTGCGCCGGCAGATGCTCAGCCGGCAGTCAAAACTCCTCAGCCACTGCCAGAGAAAACCGCAGCCACAGCGGTTTCACAAAAGAGTAGTAGCAGCACTTCAAAAGCAAACAGGCCTTCTACAAGTAATACAGCTATTCCCAAAGCTAAAAATCCTGTATTTAAGGCCTGGCCAAAATCCAGGATAATTAAGAAAAAGAACCCACATCAGAAGCGAGTAAAGAAACTGAAAAGGCGCTTTTCCTGA
- a CDS encoding alpha-L-rhamnosidase, whose protein sequence is MKILIKLILLNALFATQVYGAINPPENLRVDYNTTPMGIDNPEPGFSWEPEDVNRSAVQSAYRLIVSSTQEKLDKNEGDLWDSGKRKSNQTIQVIYRGKPLQSNTRYFWKVQSWNGKDEGSEFSPPAWFHTGLFNTSDWKGIWITDGMEFPKKDEGFYDKIPSPLFRKSFSVSKEVKRASLFISGLGYYEAFLNGKKVGDHRLDPGWTQYAKTVYYAAYDVTPQIQKGENAIGAMLGNGWYNPLPMKMFGRWNLREFLTIGKPKLLAQLEIEYTDGSRETVVTDKDWKASGGPVVKNNVYLGEWYDARLEKEGWQKAGYRDAKWQKVQPVEAPAGTLTWQYIPAIKQTKTIIPKAISSPAPNTYVVDMGQNFAGVIKMKMTAPAGTEIRFRYAELLYKDGNLDFRTTAAAQIKKGGIQGGPGAPETAWQEDHYYSKGQGVEIFEPRFTFHGFRYVEITGLPYKPSLNDIEGIRLNSDLPDNASFQSSNQLFNKVQEMAEWTMLSNVYSVESDCPAREKFGYGGDMVTAGETYMYNYDMANFYAKAVRDFTNDALPSGAMTECAPNIGINARGVVPGTGPVGWTLAHPFLVEKLYKYYGNLELVKEQYQPMKDLVNFYREHVPNHIITVGIGDHVSIDERPTPVTSTAFYYHHARILSDMARLLGKKKDAQTYNALAEDIKQAFIKEFVDEKSGKVYTHTQAAQVFALYYDLVPENTKNQALQVLKDEIFMKHKGHLSTGIFSTKMMLNYLSDQNLDEVSYSMMNQKEYPGFGYMVNNGATTLWENWAFKTGDSKNHPMFGSISEWFHKSLLGIQQSDSSVAFSDIVIKPSVVGGLSWAKGHYQSVRGRISSNWWKFGDDLHLSIEIPANTRATVYVPAISIGRHDIYEGQSRLISEDEESEKQDDIRFIRKEPGYFVFSVGSGQYDFVVRQ, encoded by the coding sequence GTGAAGATTTTAATTAAACTGATTTTACTGAATGCCCTGTTTGCTACTCAGGTGTATGGTGCTATTAATCCTCCCGAAAACCTTAGGGTTGATTATAATACCACACCTATGGGCATTGATAATCCTGAACCGGGATTTTCATGGGAGCCTGAAGATGTGAACAGGAGTGCAGTGCAGTCGGCTTACAGGCTCATTGTAAGTTCAACACAGGAAAAACTCGATAAAAATGAAGGCGACCTTTGGGATTCGGGGAAAAGAAAATCCAATCAAACCATTCAGGTTATTTATAGAGGTAAGCCCCTACAATCCAATACCCGCTATTTCTGGAAAGTGCAAAGCTGGAACGGAAAAGATGAAGGATCAGAGTTCAGTCCTCCAGCCTGGTTCCATACCGGCCTGTTTAATACCAGTGACTGGAAAGGCATATGGATTACTGATGGAATGGAATTCCCTAAGAAGGACGAAGGTTTTTATGATAAAATACCTTCACCGCTGTTCAGAAAAAGCTTTTCAGTAAGTAAAGAAGTAAAAAGGGCCAGTTTATTTATTAGTGGTTTAGGCTATTATGAAGCCTTCCTGAATGGAAAAAAAGTAGGCGACCACCGGCTGGATCCTGGCTGGACACAATATGCAAAAACGGTGTATTATGCCGCGTACGATGTTACGCCCCAAATTCAAAAAGGCGAAAATGCCATTGGGGCTATGTTGGGTAACGGATGGTACAACCCCCTTCCCATGAAGATGTTTGGCAGGTGGAACCTTCGTGAGTTTCTTACCATCGGAAAGCCAAAATTACTTGCTCAGCTGGAAATAGAATATACCGACGGAAGCCGTGAAACAGTGGTTACCGACAAAGACTGGAAGGCATCGGGAGGTCCTGTAGTTAAAAATAATGTTTACCTGGGAGAATGGTACGACGCCCGCCTGGAGAAAGAAGGCTGGCAAAAAGCAGGATATCGTGATGCTAAGTGGCAAAAGGTGCAGCCTGTCGAAGCCCCTGCCGGAACACTTACCTGGCAGTATATTCCGGCCATAAAGCAAACTAAAACTATTATTCCAAAAGCCATCAGCTCACCGGCACCCAATACCTATGTGGTGGATATGGGCCAGAACTTTGCCGGGGTTATCAAAATGAAAATGACTGCCCCTGCAGGTACTGAAATCAGGTTTCGCTATGCAGAACTACTGTATAAAGATGGTAATCTGGATTTTCGTACCACAGCTGCCGCTCAGATAAAAAAAGGCGGTATTCAGGGAGGACCCGGCGCTCCGGAAACTGCCTGGCAGGAAGACCACTATTACAGCAAAGGACAGGGCGTGGAGATTTTTGAGCCCAGGTTTACTTTTCATGGGTTTCGCTATGTGGAAATAACCGGACTGCCGTACAAGCCCTCTTTGAATGATATCGAAGGGATCAGGCTTAACTCCGATCTTCCCGATAATGCTTCTTTCCAATCTTCCAACCAGTTGTTCAATAAGGTGCAGGAAATGGCAGAGTGGACGATGCTTAGCAATGTGTACAGCGTAGAATCTGACTGCCCGGCACGCGAAAAGTTTGGCTATGGCGGTGATATGGTTACCGCCGGTGAAACCTATATGTACAATTATGATATGGCTAATTTCTATGCCAAAGCAGTACGTGATTTTACCAACGATGCCTTACCCAGTGGTGCCATGACAGAATGCGCTCCCAACATTGGCATAAATGCAAGAGGGGTGGTGCCTGGTACCGGCCCTGTAGGCTGGACGCTCGCTCACCCTTTTCTGGTAGAAAAGCTTTACAAATATTATGGAAACCTGGAACTAGTAAAGGAGCAGTACCAGCCTATGAAGGACCTGGTGAATTTTTACCGTGAGCATGTTCCCAATCATATTATTACAGTTGGCATTGGCGACCATGTAAGCATAGATGAACGGCCAACGCCGGTAACCAGTACTGCCTTTTATTACCATCATGCCAGAATTTTGTCTGATATGGCCCGGCTGCTGGGGAAGAAAAAAGATGCCCAAACCTATAATGCATTGGCCGAAGACATTAAGCAGGCTTTCATAAAAGAATTTGTTGATGAGAAAAGCGGCAAGGTGTACACCCACACACAGGCGGCACAGGTGTTTGCCCTTTACTACGATCTGGTTCCGGAAAATACAAAAAACCAGGCGCTTCAGGTACTGAAGGATGAAATATTCATGAAGCATAAAGGCCACTTATCTACCGGCATCTTCTCTACTAAAATGATGCTGAATTACCTCAGTGACCAAAACCTGGATGAGGTCAGCTATAGCATGATGAACCAGAAAGAATATCCCGGCTTTGGCTATATGGTTAATAATGGGGCCACCACCTTGTGGGAAAACTGGGCTTTTAAAACCGGTGACAGTAAGAATCATCCCATGTTTGGTTCCATCAGCGAATGGTTTCACAAGTCCCTGCTGGGTATTCAGCAATCTGATAGTTCAGTGGCATTCAGCGATATTGTGATAAAGCCTTCTGTTGTTGGCGGCTTGTCCTGGGCAAAGGGACATTACCAGTCTGTGCGGGGAAGGATCAGCAGTAACTGGTGGAAGTTTGGAGATGATCTTCACCTAAGTATTGAAATTCCTGCCAATACAAGGGCTACAGTCTATGTGCCTGCCATTAGCATAGGCCGCCACGATATTTATGAAGGGCAGTCCAGGCTAATTAGTGAAGATGAGGAAAGTGAAAAACAGGATGATATCAGATTTATACGGAAAGAACCAGGCTATTTTGTCTTTAGCGTAGGGTCCGGACAATACGATTTTGTGGTAAGACAATGA
- a CDS encoding fibronectin type III (COG5520 O-Glycosyl hydrolase), with protein sequence MYKSLLLSIIILNIVALAPPGIAFAQVQNIEIDVEERYQTIEGFGTCVIDFLSSPEMPGYFDDSLYNMAVNDLGMSMLRLSFPQSMEWKNDDGDPDHFNWPAFSMEQLHKRMQVAQEFQKRGVDKVLVSTWSPPEFTKTHRSTIFGGHLRMDMYEEYAENFAALVIAAKKNWGINIGAVGLQNELLFIEPYKSCIYNPYQAREAVRVLQRKFQKEGIQAKIIMPEEMMALHRMKAYVGPVMADQETSRFRGALAAHRLEDGEKLSEWKEFSAPFNKQSWMTETSGHSTDWQGALELAEDIHEHLVLGNFSAWIYWQLSENKDDVYSLMNKHTPLPKYHTSKHFYRYIRPGARRVQASTSGQVLASAFVHPVSGQLTVVLVNKHTEAANIRLALRNFKMKDFSGYLSTEGAYFAAIKKYRSGKSLQMPANAVITLIAQDKGLATEQEVEPWPEAWIPSDGDPLSYYGTMEGTPPSKADHASLLARVGNLEKLTEALKGISVNDTVYNGWTPLHFAALAGQAEIMKYLISQGADVNQPAAGGWSPFHMAASAFGGNGHDGQKVTKDRILQIALEAKPDVQQRTNDGWTALHAAVINSHTAWSQDESEVIRRVDALIHAGIDVNVTDKEGRSPLHWAAWQGYESMVQVRPAVVNELIKRGAEVNMQDSQGNTPLHYAVLMGYPSIIEALLDAGAAPELKNHKNESPLFLAEKAAYWNVWQLLQGQRTGVNARVDAEQEPKSDGKLGRALLQAAWKGEEQEVKRLLDAGADVFFRDSDGFRAIDRARDGGHTEIVRLIQHKIDELKQ encoded by the coding sequence ATGTATAAATCCCTTTTATTATCCATTATAATATTAAATATTGTTGCCTTAGCCCCTCCGGGCATTGCCTTTGCACAGGTACAAAACATTGAGATTGATGTTGAAGAAAGGTATCAGACCATTGAAGGCTTTGGCACCTGTGTTATTGATTTTCTGAGTAGCCCTGAAATGCCGGGCTATTTCGATGATTCGCTCTATAATATGGCGGTAAATGATCTGGGTATGTCTATGCTCCGGCTTTCTTTTCCTCAAAGCATGGAATGGAAAAATGATGACGGGGATCCGGATCATTTCAACTGGCCGGCCTTTAGCATGGAGCAGCTGCATAAAAGAATGCAGGTGGCACAGGAATTTCAGAAGAGGGGGGTGGATAAAGTGCTGGTTTCTACCTGGTCGCCGCCTGAGTTTACCAAAACCCATCGTTCTACCATTTTTGGAGGCCACCTGCGCATGGATATGTACGAGGAGTATGCAGAGAATTTTGCAGCCCTGGTGATAGCAGCTAAAAAAAACTGGGGGATCAACATAGGGGCAGTAGGCTTACAAAATGAGCTGCTCTTTATCGAACCCTATAAATCCTGTATCTATAATCCCTATCAGGCCAGAGAAGCGGTTAGGGTTCTGCAGCGGAAATTCCAGAAAGAAGGCATACAGGCAAAGATCATAATGCCAGAAGAGATGATGGCGCTGCACAGGATGAAAGCCTATGTTGGTCCTGTAATGGCCGACCAGGAAACCAGCAGGTTTCGGGGAGCCCTGGCTGCTCACAGGCTCGAAGATGGTGAGAAGTTAAGCGAATGGAAAGAATTTTCAGCTCCTTTTAACAAGCAAAGCTGGATGACAGAAACCTCCGGCCATTCTACAGACTGGCAGGGTGCACTGGAGCTGGCAGAGGATATCCATGAGCACCTGGTGCTGGGTAATTTTTCCGCCTGGATATACTGGCAGCTTTCAGAAAACAAGGATGATGTGTATTCCCTGATGAACAAGCATACACCACTTCCTAAATACCATACCTCCAAACATTTTTACCGCTACATCCGTCCCGGAGCCCGGCGGGTTCAGGCCAGTACTTCCGGGCAGGTACTGGCTTCGGCCTTTGTACATCCGGTAAGCGGCCAGCTAACGGTGGTACTGGTAAATAAGCACACAGAGGCTGCTAACATAAGGCTTGCCCTCAGGAATTTTAAAATGAAAGATTTCAGTGGGTATCTATCTACCGAAGGGGCATACTTTGCAGCCATCAAAAAGTACAGGTCCGGGAAATCTCTTCAGATGCCGGCTAACGCTGTAATTACGCTTATTGCACAAGATAAAGGCCTGGCTACTGAGCAGGAGGTGGAACCCTGGCCTGAAGCCTGGATTCCCTCCGACGGAGATCCTCTTTCCTATTATGGCACAATGGAGGGAACACCCCCTTCCAAAGCTGATCATGCCAGCTTACTGGCCAGGGTTGGTAACCTGGAAAAGCTCACAGAAGCGCTCAAAGGTATTTCTGTAAATGATACGGTTTATAATGGTTGGACCCCTCTGCATTTTGCTGCTTTGGCTGGTCAGGCAGAAATCATGAAATACCTCATCAGCCAGGGAGCAGATGTAAATCAGCCTGCTGCCGGCGGCTGGTCGCCCTTTCACATGGCAGCCTCAGCTTTTGGCGGAAACGGACATGATGGGCAAAAAGTCACCAAAGACAGAATTCTGCAAATTGCCCTGGAGGCTAAGCCAGATGTGCAGCAACGCACCAATGATGGCTGGACTGCCCTGCATGCCGCTGTCATCAATTCCCATACCGCCTGGAGCCAGGATGAATCAGAGGTTATCCGGAGAGTTGATGCCCTGATACACGCGGGTATTGACGTAAATGTGACTGATAAAGAGGGGAGATCGCCTCTTCACTGGGCGGCATGGCAGGGTTACGAATCTATGGTGCAGGTACGGCCGGCAGTGGTAAATGAGCTTATCAAAAGAGGTGCAGAAGTAAATATGCAGGACAGCCAGGGCAATACTCCTTTGCATTATGCAGTTCTAATGGGCTACCCCTCTATCATAGAGGCCCTCCTGGATGCCGGGGCAGCGCCTGAGCTTAAAAATCATAAGAACGAATCTCCATTGTTCCTTGCAGAGAAGGCCGCTTATTGGAATGTGTGGCAACTATTGCAGGGTCAGCGCACAGGCGTGAATGCCCGGGTGGATGCAGAGCAGGAGCCTAAAAGCGATGGTAAACTGGGCAGAGCGCTCCTCCAGGCAGCCTGGAAAGGAGAAGAACAAGAAGTTAAACGTTTACTGGACGCCGGGGCAGACGTTTTTTTTCGTGACAGTGATGGTTTTCGGGCCATTGACCGGGCAAGAGATGGTGGCCACACAGAAATTGTGCGCTTGATTCAGCATAAAATAGATGAACTAAAGCAGTAG
- a CDS encoding response regulator containing a CheY-like receiver domain and an HTH DNA-binding domain (COG2197 Response regulator containing a CheY-like receiver domain and an HTH DNA-binding domain) → MIRIAITDDHLLVIGGLKAMLESNEQFKVLFAVTNGEQLLKALQEQQPDVLLLDIQMPGQSGIELCKIITQQYPYIKVIALTNFEESHYVKQMMRNGAWGYLLKNTDQQSLYRAIDTVIGGQQYIDQQIQKNMMEEMLTGKKRNLHEVLLTKREEEILAMVAKEHTNQEIADTLFISLRTVQTHRLNITQKLGAKNTASLVNEAHKRGLI, encoded by the coding sequence ATGATACGAATAGCCATTACTGACGACCATCTGCTGGTTATTGGCGGCCTTAAGGCCATGCTGGAAAGTAACGAGCAATTCAAGGTGCTTTTTGCTGTCACCAATGGTGAGCAATTACTGAAAGCCCTGCAGGAGCAGCAGCCTGATGTGCTCCTGCTTGATATCCAGATGCCCGGCCAGAGTGGTATAGAGCTATGCAAAATTATTACCCAGCAGTACCCTTATATTAAAGTGATTGCACTTACCAATTTTGAGGAGTCACATTACGTAAAGCAGATGATGCGCAACGGGGCCTGGGGCTATCTGCTCAAGAACACCGATCAGCAGAGCCTGTACAGGGCCATCGATACTGTCATAGGCGGCCAGCAGTATATTGATCAGCAGATCCAGAAGAACATGATGGAGGAAATGCTGACGGGCAAGAAGCGAAATCTGCACGAAGTACTGCTCACCAAGCGCGAGGAGGAAATTCTGGCCATGGTTGCCAAAGAACACACCAACCAGGAGATTGCCGACACGCTCTTTATCAGCCTGCGCACCGTACAAACCCACCGCCTGAACATTACCCAAAAGCTGGGAGCTAAAAACACCGCCAGCCTGGTAAATGAAGCGCATAAAAGAGGGCTGATTTAG
- a CDS encoding histidine kinase (COG0457 FOG: TPR repeat), translated as MDCRARILGYLLVLSLLLTSSPGWAGKSTPDSLQVQQLLEQGNAQLEKEKLDSAELYYLEAATLARKSGYLRGINNALGLQIKVLNQKGMYKEALELALEQIELSKKIDKRELARGYNNAGYMYSNMGSLEAAVINFLKALELAEALGDVKSQMKYSNNLASVFGELRDAGKCFQYAEKSYGIALQLKDTFAISQSLNNMGASELLARRYKNATEYLLEVLKLGQLTGNLNQVLFAYENLGEAEMEQQHYQQALAYYQQGLQVLHYHPDPLHELYINKGLATTYMKMDLLEQALHYLGRGLVVGKSINASNELRLLYRIGSQMLEQLDNPELALEYHKKYQALNDSLMGAQTQQSIHRMEIEYQTTQKEKEIAQQKLLLAQNSLEIEKKNNLIYLSLIAVIALLSGIIIFYMRYRDKQKTNAQRLHALRQEGELKVLMAMIEGEEKERSRLARELHDGVGGILSATKMHLSVLQNEMDWAGHAQKFHHTSSMLDAASREVRTIAHNLSPDMLIRYELDQALASFCKSVSNPALQVDFYYLGESIKLKSNFKLVLYRMVQELVNNIIKHAHASQALVQLSLHEHQLCLTVEDNGVGFETGEGKGIGLDNLRARVKDMHGELSIDSAPGKGTTVYAEFDITPFLEKAITETTAV; from the coding sequence ATGGACTGCCGCGCCCGTATTTTGGGCTACCTGCTGGTTCTGTCCCTGCTCCTGACGAGTTCTCCGGGCTGGGCTGGCAAATCTACCCCAGACTCCCTGCAGGTACAGCAACTGCTGGAGCAGGGTAATGCGCAGCTGGAGAAAGAAAAGCTTGATTCTGCTGAATTATATTATCTGGAGGCCGCTACGCTTGCACGAAAAAGCGGATACCTGAGGGGCATCAACAATGCCCTGGGGCTTCAGATAAAAGTGCTGAATCAAAAGGGTATGTACAAAGAAGCCCTGGAGCTGGCATTGGAGCAGATCGAGCTCAGTAAAAAAATTGACAAAAGAGAGCTGGCCAGGGGGTACAACAATGCCGGCTACATGTATTCCAATATGGGCAGTCTGGAGGCTGCCGTTATCAACTTCCTGAAAGCCCTGGAATTGGCAGAAGCGCTGGGTGATGTAAAAAGCCAGATGAAATACAGTAATAACCTGGCCTCTGTATTCGGAGAATTACGGGATGCCGGCAAATGCTTTCAGTATGCAGAAAAAAGCTACGGGATTGCCCTGCAATTAAAAGATACCTTTGCGATCTCGCAGAGCCTAAATAATATGGGTGCCAGTGAACTTCTGGCCAGGCGATACAAAAATGCTACAGAATATCTGCTGGAAGTGTTAAAGCTGGGACAACTTACCGGCAATCTGAACCAGGTACTTTTTGCTTACGAAAACCTGGGAGAGGCAGAAATGGAACAACAGCATTACCAGCAAGCCCTGGCCTATTATCAGCAGGGCCTGCAGGTTCTGCACTATCACCCCGACCCTTTGCATGAGCTTTATATTAACAAAGGACTGGCTACTACCTACATGAAAATGGACCTGCTAGAGCAGGCCCTGCACTACCTGGGCAGAGGGCTGGTTGTTGGAAAAAGTATCAATGCATCTAACGAACTCCGGCTGCTTTACCGCATAGGATCTCAGATGCTGGAGCAACTTGATAATCCGGAACTTGCGCTGGAGTATCACAAGAAGTACCAGGCCCTCAACGACTCACTGATGGGGGCCCAGACCCAGCAGAGCATACACCGGATGGAGATTGAGTATCAGACCACGCAGAAGGAAAAGGAGATTGCCCAGCAAAAGCTGCTGCTGGCTCAAAACAGCCTGGAGATCGAGAAAAAGAACAACCTGATCTACCTTTCGCTCATTGCTGTGATAGCCCTGCTCTCGGGCATCATCATCTTCTACATGCGATACCGCGATAAGCAGAAAACCAATGCACAGCGCCTGCACGCCCTGCGGCAGGAAGGAGAGCTAAAGGTACTCATGGCCATGATAGAAGGAGAAGAAAAAGAAAGAAGCCGTTTGGCCAGAGAACTTCATGATGGTGTGGGTGGCATTCTCTCTGCCACCAAGATGCACCTAAGCGTGCTGCAGAACGAGATGGACTGGGCAGGGCATGCACAGAAGTTCCACCATACCTCCTCCATGCTGGATGCTGCCTCCCGCGAGGTAAGAACCATTGCCCACAACCTCTCTCCTGATATGCTCATCCGCTATGAGCTGGACCAGGCCCTGGCCAGCTTCTGCAAATCAGTGAGTAATCCTGCCCTGCAGGTAGACTTCTACTACCTGGGAGAAAGCATCAAACTCAAGAGCAACTTTAAGCTGGTGCTCTACCGCATGGTGCAGGAGCTGGTCAACAACATCATCAAACATGCTCATGCCTCACAGGCCCTGGTGCAGCTAAGCCTGCACGAGCACCAGCTTTGCCTGACGGTGGAGGATAATGGAGTGGGATTTGAAACAGGTGAAGGCAAAGGCATTGGCCTTGATAACCTAAGGGCAAGGGTAAAGGATATGCACGGGGAGCTCTCTATAGATTCCGCTCCAGGTAAAGGCACCACCGTCTATGCAGAATTTGATATAACGCCATTCCTTGAGAAAGCTATCACCGAAACAACAGCAGTATAA
- a CDS encoding hypothetical protein (COG2353 Uncharacterized conserved protein), with amino-acid sequence MKNLLLLLFTGCCVAFTSCEKSEVLSTSGELSAEQRANASENAARQSFALDAENSVVEWWGSGPAASHHGSFAVSGEHIEVVNGKVKEGNFSIPIASIKNFDLPEHIKPILLDHLKSADFFNMALYPEASFSFQKMIPLTKAVEGAVEGANYMVSGDFTMLGKAIAISFPARVLVVKEQLTVEAKLKIDRTRWGMNYAADPALGDHQIYPEVDLHLKLQGHKQ; translated from the coding sequence ATGAAAAATTTATTGTTGCTTCTATTCACTGGTTGCTGTGTTGCATTTACCAGCTGCGAAAAATCTGAAGTATTATCAACCTCCGGCGAATTATCGGCTGAACAGCGAGCGAATGCCTCGGAAAATGCCGCCAGACAATCTTTTGCTTTGGATGCCGAAAACTCTGTGGTAGAGTGGTGGGGCAGTGGCCCCGCCGCCAGCCATCACGGCTCTTTTGCTGTGAGCGGAGAGCATATTGAAGTGGTAAACGGCAAAGTGAAAGAGGGAAACTTTTCTATTCCCATTGCCTCAATTAAAAACTTTGATCTGCCCGAGCACATTAAGCCTATACTGCTGGACCACCTCAAGAGCGCCGATTTTTTTAACATGGCGCTGTATCCTGAAGCCAGCTTTAGCTTCCAGAAAATGATTCCGCTCACTAAAGCTGTTGAAGGTGCTGTTGAAGGTGCTAACTATATGGTAAGCGGTGATTTTACCATGCTGGGAAAAGCAATTGCCATTTCCTTTCCGGCCCGTGTGTTGGTGGTAAAGGAGCAGCTAACAGTAGAAGCTAAGCTGAAAATTGACAGAACCCGCTGGGGGATGAACTATGCCGCCGATCCTGCGCTGGGAGATCATCAAATTTATCCGGAAGTTGATCTGCACCTGAAGCTGCAAGGGCATAAACAGTAA